One Prunus dulcis chromosome 8, ALMONDv2, whole genome shotgun sequence DNA window includes the following coding sequences:
- the LOC117636559 gene encoding epidermal growth factor receptor substrate 15-like 1 isoform X2: MASAQNQSANVDLFDAYFRRADLDRDGRISGSEAVAFFQASGLPKPVLAQIWAIADQRQTSFLGRAEFYNALRLVTVAQSKRELTPEIVKAALYGPAAAKIPAPQINLAATAAPQFNSAPAAPVIQGGAVTPTSSQTLGLRSPQVPPQYNSAAAATATQGGAVTPTSSQNLGFRGPQVQSQFNPAAQAPATQGGAVTPASSQTLGFRGPQVPPSVNVNQQNFLSQDAKSTRPPVPPSTSDSQPPQGVATQGFPRGGSVVHPHPPNSSMSNDWIGGRTGGAPTGIPSTSGPTASLPPRPQAGFGIRPSGPPAKDSKSLNISGNGFTPDSSFGDDVFSATASQPKQNPSAHAFPPGRVPVSSAFVPAAGTQSSASPSTVGSLQSSHMMQQVGGQPHQAQSFPKPNQQVSAQTSPSGVSLGAGNSASSQSHIQWPRMIQNDAQKYSNIFVKVDTDRDGKITGEQARDLFLKWGLPREVLKQVWDLSDQDNDSMLSLREFCVALYLMERYREGRPLPAALPNSVMFDLSNIFQPTNHYNHAGNVAWRPASGVQQQQPIPGPGARHMAPAVGGRPPKPVAPSHADERPQTNQQKPRVPELEKHLLNQLSKEEINSLELKFKEATEADKKVEELEKEILDAKEKIEYFRVKMQELVLYKSRCDNRLNEITERASADKREAESLAKKYEEKYKQTGDVASKLTIEEATFRDLQEKKMELYRAIVKMEQGGDADGTLQDRVDRIQLDLDELVKTLNERCKKYGLRGKPTTLTELPFGWQPGIQEGAADWDEDWDKFEDEGFTVVKELTLDVPNVLAPPKQKSSPAQKEKAPTVESPTAASSPQVNENSEKPQSADGRVVENGAAYDKNENDSAKSAPNSPFASSTVGSPSREFSDSNFGKTTGADASPREKEFQSDHGGPGSVFGDKNFDDPAWGTFDTNDDVDSVWGFNAVSTTKDIDHESNRDHYFSGPGEFGLNPIRTGSSAGGFSQNNRPFTFDDSVPSTPLSVFNSGYSPPRYKDSSEPSFDTFSRFDSFRSTQDSGFFPQQETLGRFDSMRSSRDFDQGHGFPTLDDIPDPFGSSAPFRTSLDSQTPRRDSDPFGSSGPFRTSWDSQTPRRDSDPFGSSAPFRTSLDSQTPRRDSDTFGSSPFSTSLESQTPRRDSDPFGSSGPFKLSMESQTPRRDSDHWSAF; this comes from the exons ATGGCGTCGGCGCAAAACCAATCGGCGAATGTGGATCTCTTCGATGCTTATTTCCGACGAGCCGATTTGGACCGCGATGGCCGGATTAGTGGCAGCGAAGCCGTCGCTTTCTTCCAAGCCTCCGGTCTCCCCAAACCGGTCCTTGCGCAG ATATGGGCAATCGCAGACCAGAGGCAGACTAGTTTCCTTGGTCGGGCAGAGTTTTACAATGCACTTAGACTTGTCACTGTGGCACAAAGTAAGCGAGAACTTACTCCAGAAATTGTGAAGGCAGCATTATATGGCCCAGCTGCAGCTAAAATACCTGCACCTCAAATAAATCTCGCGGCCACGGCTGCACCTCAGTTCAATTCTGCTCCAGCAGCACCTGTCATTCAGGGTGGTGCTGTTACTCCGACATCCTCTCAAACTCTTGGGCTCCGGTCCCCGCAAGTACCACCTCAGTATAATTCTGCTGCAGCAGCAACTGCAACTCAGGGCGGTGCTGTTACTCCGACATCCTCCCAAAATCTTGGGTTCAGGGGACCACAGGTACAATCTCAGTTCAATCCTGCTGCACAAGCACCTGCAACTCAGGGTGGTGCTGTTACTCCAGCATCCTCCCAGACCCTTGGGTTCAGGGGGCCGCAAGTACCTCCAAGTGTGAATGTGAACCAACAAAATTTCCTTTCTCAAGATGCTAAGTCAACGAGGCCTCCAGTGCCTCCATCTACTTCTGATTCCCAACCACCACAGGGTGTTGCTACTCAAGGGTTCCCTAGGGGAGGTTCAGTGGTACACCCTCATCCGCCAAACTCGAGTATGTCAAATGATTGGATTGGTGGAAGGACTGGTGGAGCTCCGACGGGGATACCCTCAACATCAGGACCAACAGCTTCCCTACCACCTAGACCGCAGGCAGGTTTTGGGATAAGACCATCAGGACCACCAGCTAAGGATTCCAAGTCATTAAATATATCTGGGAATGGGTTTACTCCTGATTCATCTTTTGGAGATGACGTGTTTTCTGCAACAGCATCTCAACCAAAGCAAAATCCTTCTGCACATGCATTTCCTCCTGGCAGAGTACCGGTCTCATCAGCCTTTGTTCCAGCTGCTGGGACCCAATCTTCTGCTAGCCCAAGTACTGTTGGTTCTTTGCAAAGTTCACACATGATGCAACAGGTTGGTGGGCAACCTCACCAGGCCCAGTCATTTCCGAAGCCAAACCAACAGGTCTCTGCTCAGACAAGCCCATCTGGAGTTTCACTTGGAGCTGGGAACTCTGCTTCTAGTCAGTCCCATATACAATGGCCTAGGATGATTCAAAATGATGCTCAGAAGTATTCCAATATCTTTGTGAAAGTAGACACAGACAGAGATGGGAAAATCACTGGTGAACAAGCGCGCGACCTATTTCTAAAATGGGGACTACCAAGAG AGGTTTTGAAGCAGGTGTGGGACTTATCCGATCAGGATAATGATAGCATGCTTTCTCTCAGGGAGTTTTGTGTCGCACTATATTTGATGGAGCGGTATAGGGAGGGACGCCCTCTCCCAGCTGCGCTACCAAACAGTGTTATGTTTGATTTATCTAATATTTTTCAACCCACAAATCATTACAACCATGCTGGCAATGTAGCCTGGAGACCTGCATCTG GCGTTCAACAACAGCAACCGATACCTGGCCCTGGGGCTCGACACATGGCACCCGCAGTTGGAGGAAGGCCACCAAAGCCAGTTGCTCCTTCTCATGCTGATGAAAGGCCACAGACCAATCAGCAGAAACCAAGAGTACCAGAATTAGAGAAACATCTTTTAAATCAACTGAGTAAAGAGGAGATTAACTCCCTGGAATTAAAGTTCAAAGAAGCAACTGAAGCTGATAAAAAG GTAGAAGAACTGGAGAAAGAAATTTTGGATGCTAAAGAGAAAATTGAATATTTCCGTGTCAAAATGCAAGAACTT GTTTTGTACAAGAGCAGATGTGATAATCGCCTTAATGAGATCACAGAAAGGGCATCTGCTGATAAACGTGAG GCCGAGTCCCTGGCCAAGAAATATGAGGAGAAATACAAACAAACTGGAGATGTAGCTTCCAAGCTGACTATTGAAGAAGCCACATTTCGTGATTTACAG gagaagaaaatggagCTATACAGGGCAATTGTCAAGATGGAGCAAGGAGGTGATGCTGATGGCACCCTTCAG GATCGGGTTGATCGTATCCAATTGGATCTTGATGAGCTTGTAAAAACTCTCAATGAGCGCTGCAAGAAGTATGGATTACGTGGAAAGCCTACAACATTAACTGAGCTTCCTTTTG GCTGGCAACCGGGCATCCAAGAAGGAGCTGCTGACTGGGATGAAGATTGGGATAAATTTGAAGATGAAG GATTCACTGTTGTCAAGGAGCTCACTCTTGATGTGCCAAATGTCTTGGCGCCTCCAAAACAGAAATCATCACCAGCTCAGAAAGAAAAAGCTCCCACAGTTGAGAGTCCAACAGCTGCTTCTTCACCTCAAGTTAATGAAAATTCAGAAAAGCCTCAGAGTGCAGATGGAAGGGTAGTTGAAAATGGAGCAGCAtatgataaaaatgaaaatgattcaGCAAAAAGTGCTCCGAACAGTCCATTTGCTAGCAGTACTGTTGGAAGCCCATCTAGAGAATTTTCTGATTCTAACTTTGGAAAGACTACAGGAGCAGATGCCTCACCCCGTGAGAAGGAATTTCAAAG TGATCATGGGGGTCCTGGGTCTGTGTTTGGTGACAAGAATTTTGATGACCCAGCGTGGGGAACATTTGACACTAACGATGACGTTGACTCTGTGTGGGGTTTCAATGCAGTTAGTACCACCAAG GACATTGATCATGAGAGTAATAGAGATCACTACTTTTCTGGGCCTGGGGAGTTTGGCCTCAACCCTATCAGGACTGGGTCATCAGCAGGTGGCTTTTCCCAGAATAATCGTCCCTTTACTTTTGACGATTCCGTTCCTAGCACACCACTCTCGGTCTTCAATTCAGGATACTCACCTCCAAGGTACAAGGATAGTTCAGAACCCTCATTTGACACCTTCTCCAGGTTCGATTCGTTCAGAAGTACACAAGATAGTGGATTTTTCCCTCAACAAGAAACACTGGGAAGATTCGATTCGATGCGCAGCAGTAGAGACTTTGATCAGGGTCATGGGTTTCCAACATTGGATGACATCCCAGATCCTTTTGGCTCTTCAGCGCCGTTTAGGACATCACTGGACAGTCAAACTCCAAGAAGAGACTCGGACCCTTTTGGGTCTTCCGGGCCATTTAGGACATCATGGGACAGTCAAACTCCAAGAAGAGACTCAGACCCTTTCGGGTCTTCAGCGCCATTTAGGACATCACTGGACAGTCAAACTCCGAGAAGAGACTCAGATACTTTTGGGTCTTCTCCATTTAGTACATCACTGGAGAGTCAAACTCCAAGACGAGACTCAGACCCCTTTGGGTCTTCAGGGCCTTTTAAGTTGTCAATGGAGAGTCAGACTCCAAGAAGAGATTCTGATCATTGGAGTGCATTTTAG
- the LOC117636559 gene encoding epidermal growth factor receptor substrate 15-like 1 isoform X1: MASAQNQSANVDLFDAYFRRADLDRDGRISGSEAVAFFQASGLPKPVLAQIWAIADQRQTSFLGRAEFYNALRLVTVAQSKRELTPEIVKAALYGPAAAKIPAPQINLAATAAPQFNSAPAAPVIQGGAVTPTSSQTLGLRSPQVPPQYNSAAAATATQGGAVTPTSSQNLGFRGPQVQSQFNPAAQAPATQGGAVTPASSQTLGFRGPQVPPSVNVNQQNFLSQDAKSTRPPVPPSTSDSQPPQGVATQGFPRGGSVVHPHPPNSSMSNDWIGGRTGGAPTGIPSTSGPTASLPPRPQAGFGIRPSGPPAKDSKSLNISGNGFTPDSSFGDDVFSATASQPKQNPSAHAFPPGRVPVSSAFVPAAGTQSSASPSTVGSLQSSHMMQQVGGQPHQAQSFPKPNQQVSAQTSPSGVSLGAGNSASSQSHIQWPRMIQNDAQKYSNIFVKVDTDRDGKITGEQARDLFLKWGLPREVLKQVWDLSDQDNDSMLSLREFCVALYLMERYREGRPLPAALPNSVMFDLSNIFQPTNHYNHAGNVAWRPASGVQQQQPIPGPGARHMAPAVGGRPPKPVAPSHADERPQTNQQKPRVPELEKHLLNQLSKEEINSLELKFKEATEADKKVEELEKEILDAKEKIEYFRVKMQELVLYKSRCDNRLNEITERASADKREAESLAKKYEEKYKQTGDVASKLTIEEATFRDLQEKKMELYRAIVKMEQGGDADGTLQDRVDRIQLDLDELVKTLNERCKKYGLRGKPTTLTELPFGWQPGIQEGAADWDEDWDKFEDEEVHFSGFTVVKELTLDVPNVLAPPKQKSSPAQKEKAPTVESPTAASSPQVNENSEKPQSADGRVVENGAAYDKNENDSAKSAPNSPFASSTVGSPSREFSDSNFGKTTGADASPREKEFQSDHGGPGSVFGDKNFDDPAWGTFDTNDDVDSVWGFNAVSTTKDIDHESNRDHYFSGPGEFGLNPIRTGSSAGGFSQNNRPFTFDDSVPSTPLSVFNSGYSPPRYKDSSEPSFDTFSRFDSFRSTQDSGFFPQQETLGRFDSMRSSRDFDQGHGFPTLDDIPDPFGSSAPFRTSLDSQTPRRDSDPFGSSGPFRTSWDSQTPRRDSDPFGSSAPFRTSLDSQTPRRDSDTFGSSPFSTSLESQTPRRDSDPFGSSGPFKLSMESQTPRRDSDHWSAF; the protein is encoded by the exons ATGGCGTCGGCGCAAAACCAATCGGCGAATGTGGATCTCTTCGATGCTTATTTCCGACGAGCCGATTTGGACCGCGATGGCCGGATTAGTGGCAGCGAAGCCGTCGCTTTCTTCCAAGCCTCCGGTCTCCCCAAACCGGTCCTTGCGCAG ATATGGGCAATCGCAGACCAGAGGCAGACTAGTTTCCTTGGTCGGGCAGAGTTTTACAATGCACTTAGACTTGTCACTGTGGCACAAAGTAAGCGAGAACTTACTCCAGAAATTGTGAAGGCAGCATTATATGGCCCAGCTGCAGCTAAAATACCTGCACCTCAAATAAATCTCGCGGCCACGGCTGCACCTCAGTTCAATTCTGCTCCAGCAGCACCTGTCATTCAGGGTGGTGCTGTTACTCCGACATCCTCTCAAACTCTTGGGCTCCGGTCCCCGCAAGTACCACCTCAGTATAATTCTGCTGCAGCAGCAACTGCAACTCAGGGCGGTGCTGTTACTCCGACATCCTCCCAAAATCTTGGGTTCAGGGGACCACAGGTACAATCTCAGTTCAATCCTGCTGCACAAGCACCTGCAACTCAGGGTGGTGCTGTTACTCCAGCATCCTCCCAGACCCTTGGGTTCAGGGGGCCGCAAGTACCTCCAAGTGTGAATGTGAACCAACAAAATTTCCTTTCTCAAGATGCTAAGTCAACGAGGCCTCCAGTGCCTCCATCTACTTCTGATTCCCAACCACCACAGGGTGTTGCTACTCAAGGGTTCCCTAGGGGAGGTTCAGTGGTACACCCTCATCCGCCAAACTCGAGTATGTCAAATGATTGGATTGGTGGAAGGACTGGTGGAGCTCCGACGGGGATACCCTCAACATCAGGACCAACAGCTTCCCTACCACCTAGACCGCAGGCAGGTTTTGGGATAAGACCATCAGGACCACCAGCTAAGGATTCCAAGTCATTAAATATATCTGGGAATGGGTTTACTCCTGATTCATCTTTTGGAGATGACGTGTTTTCTGCAACAGCATCTCAACCAAAGCAAAATCCTTCTGCACATGCATTTCCTCCTGGCAGAGTACCGGTCTCATCAGCCTTTGTTCCAGCTGCTGGGACCCAATCTTCTGCTAGCCCAAGTACTGTTGGTTCTTTGCAAAGTTCACACATGATGCAACAGGTTGGTGGGCAACCTCACCAGGCCCAGTCATTTCCGAAGCCAAACCAACAGGTCTCTGCTCAGACAAGCCCATCTGGAGTTTCACTTGGAGCTGGGAACTCTGCTTCTAGTCAGTCCCATATACAATGGCCTAGGATGATTCAAAATGATGCTCAGAAGTATTCCAATATCTTTGTGAAAGTAGACACAGACAGAGATGGGAAAATCACTGGTGAACAAGCGCGCGACCTATTTCTAAAATGGGGACTACCAAGAG AGGTTTTGAAGCAGGTGTGGGACTTATCCGATCAGGATAATGATAGCATGCTTTCTCTCAGGGAGTTTTGTGTCGCACTATATTTGATGGAGCGGTATAGGGAGGGACGCCCTCTCCCAGCTGCGCTACCAAACAGTGTTATGTTTGATTTATCTAATATTTTTCAACCCACAAATCATTACAACCATGCTGGCAATGTAGCCTGGAGACCTGCATCTG GCGTTCAACAACAGCAACCGATACCTGGCCCTGGGGCTCGACACATGGCACCCGCAGTTGGAGGAAGGCCACCAAAGCCAGTTGCTCCTTCTCATGCTGATGAAAGGCCACAGACCAATCAGCAGAAACCAAGAGTACCAGAATTAGAGAAACATCTTTTAAATCAACTGAGTAAAGAGGAGATTAACTCCCTGGAATTAAAGTTCAAAGAAGCAACTGAAGCTGATAAAAAG GTAGAAGAACTGGAGAAAGAAATTTTGGATGCTAAAGAGAAAATTGAATATTTCCGTGTCAAAATGCAAGAACTT GTTTTGTACAAGAGCAGATGTGATAATCGCCTTAATGAGATCACAGAAAGGGCATCTGCTGATAAACGTGAG GCCGAGTCCCTGGCCAAGAAATATGAGGAGAAATACAAACAAACTGGAGATGTAGCTTCCAAGCTGACTATTGAAGAAGCCACATTTCGTGATTTACAG gagaagaaaatggagCTATACAGGGCAATTGTCAAGATGGAGCAAGGAGGTGATGCTGATGGCACCCTTCAG GATCGGGTTGATCGTATCCAATTGGATCTTGATGAGCTTGTAAAAACTCTCAATGAGCGCTGCAAGAAGTATGGATTACGTGGAAAGCCTACAACATTAACTGAGCTTCCTTTTG GCTGGCAACCGGGCATCCAAGAAGGAGCTGCTGACTGGGATGAAGATTGGGATAAATTTGAAGATGAAG AAGTTCACTTTTCAGGATTCACTGTTGTCAAGGAGCTCACTCTTGATGTGCCAAATGTCTTGGCGCCTCCAAAACAGAAATCATCACCAGCTCAGAAAGAAAAAGCTCCCACAGTTGAGAGTCCAACAGCTGCTTCTTCACCTCAAGTTAATGAAAATTCAGAAAAGCCTCAGAGTGCAGATGGAAGGGTAGTTGAAAATGGAGCAGCAtatgataaaaatgaaaatgattcaGCAAAAAGTGCTCCGAACAGTCCATTTGCTAGCAGTACTGTTGGAAGCCCATCTAGAGAATTTTCTGATTCTAACTTTGGAAAGACTACAGGAGCAGATGCCTCACCCCGTGAGAAGGAATTTCAAAG TGATCATGGGGGTCCTGGGTCTGTGTTTGGTGACAAGAATTTTGATGACCCAGCGTGGGGAACATTTGACACTAACGATGACGTTGACTCTGTGTGGGGTTTCAATGCAGTTAGTACCACCAAG GACATTGATCATGAGAGTAATAGAGATCACTACTTTTCTGGGCCTGGGGAGTTTGGCCTCAACCCTATCAGGACTGGGTCATCAGCAGGTGGCTTTTCCCAGAATAATCGTCCCTTTACTTTTGACGATTCCGTTCCTAGCACACCACTCTCGGTCTTCAATTCAGGATACTCACCTCCAAGGTACAAGGATAGTTCAGAACCCTCATTTGACACCTTCTCCAGGTTCGATTCGTTCAGAAGTACACAAGATAGTGGATTTTTCCCTCAACAAGAAACACTGGGAAGATTCGATTCGATGCGCAGCAGTAGAGACTTTGATCAGGGTCATGGGTTTCCAACATTGGATGACATCCCAGATCCTTTTGGCTCTTCAGCGCCGTTTAGGACATCACTGGACAGTCAAACTCCAAGAAGAGACTCGGACCCTTTTGGGTCTTCCGGGCCATTTAGGACATCATGGGACAGTCAAACTCCAAGAAGAGACTCAGACCCTTTCGGGTCTTCAGCGCCATTTAGGACATCACTGGACAGTCAAACTCCGAGAAGAGACTCAGATACTTTTGGGTCTTCTCCATTTAGTACATCACTGGAGAGTCAAACTCCAAGACGAGACTCAGACCCCTTTGGGTCTTCAGGGCCTTTTAAGTTGTCAATGGAGAGTCAGACTCCAAGAAGAGATTCTGATCATTGGAGTGCATTTTAG